In one window of Polynucleobacter sp. AM-7D1 DNA:
- the cls gene encoding cardiolipin synthase has protein sequence MNIINFLLGSLFGESFIWVPIAHILIVILFGFRLISVRRPVGVVLAWFLIVVLFPLIGISLYILIGERPVGRKLTRKIIRMDKEYAAITEAMRKRYQADKQLLPTEGRALSLLAEAKNGSPVIAGNQIELFTNSLEILQYFIDEINQAKNTLHLEFYIWALGGDADRVGEALIAAAKRGVTCKVLLDSLGSKDWFKSTWPKRFRNAGIQVTEALPIQVGRFQFRRADLRLHRKIFVIDNTIVWTGSMNMVDPRTFKQDSGVGEWVDAMVRIEGPVASQFELTFSFDWSVDNPKIKHFSNVVPAASPLEGKVLAQEFSSGPVYRDDILYQVLLSAIMDAREELTITTPYFGPDDGLIQALMAAAGRGVKVTLIVPKLNDSTLVAWSSRSFYSDLMSAGVNIAEFHGGLLHTKSLLIDKRVAIFGSVNFDQRSLRLNFEISLIVYNDEFCAKLETLIESYLAKSDMVNPVTWAKRPHWHILLENAAHLTSPLL, from the coding sequence ATGAACATCATTAATTTTTTACTAGGATCCCTTTTTGGCGAATCCTTTATTTGGGTCCCAATCGCGCACATCCTGATTGTGATTCTATTTGGATTTAGATTAATCTCAGTGAGAAGACCGGTTGGTGTTGTACTAGCCTGGTTTCTGATTGTGGTTCTATTCCCCTTAATTGGTATTAGCTTATATATCCTCATTGGTGAGCGTCCCGTTGGTCGAAAACTCACTCGAAAAATTATTCGTATGGATAAAGAGTACGCTGCCATTACCGAAGCGATGCGTAAGCGCTATCAGGCTGATAAACAACTACTCCCAACTGAAGGCAGGGCTCTGAGTCTCTTGGCGGAGGCTAAAAATGGTTCGCCAGTAATCGCTGGCAATCAGATTGAACTCTTTACGAATTCTCTAGAAATCTTGCAGTACTTTATTGACGAGATTAATCAGGCCAAGAACACATTGCATTTGGAATTCTATATATGGGCTTTAGGTGGTGATGCGGATCGTGTTGGCGAGGCTTTAATCGCTGCAGCTAAGCGCGGTGTGACTTGTAAAGTGCTATTGGATTCTTTGGGTAGTAAAGACTGGTTTAAATCGACTTGGCCTAAGCGCTTCAGAAATGCTGGTATTCAAGTAACTGAGGCCTTACCGATTCAAGTTGGTCGATTTCAATTTCGACGCGCTGATTTAAGACTGCATCGTAAGATATTTGTGATCGATAACACCATTGTTTGGACTGGCAGTATGAATATGGTGGATCCGCGCACATTCAAGCAGGACTCGGGCGTAGGTGAGTGGGTAGATGCGATGGTCAGAATTGAGGGGCCTGTAGCATCTCAGTTTGAGCTGACATTCTCGTTTGACTGGAGTGTTGATAACCCTAAGATTAAGCACTTCAGCAATGTAGTACCAGCTGCCAGCCCACTTGAAGGGAAGGTATTGGCTCAAGAGTTTTCTTCTGGCCCGGTATACCGTGACGATATCTTGTACCAGGTATTGCTCTCAGCAATCATGGATGCTCGTGAAGAGCTGACCATCACTACACCTTACTTTGGTCCTGACGATGGTTTGATTCAGGCGCTGATGGCAGCTGCTGGTCGTGGTGTGAAAGTGACTCTGATTGTTCCTAAATTAAATGATTCCACACTGGTCGCTTGGAGCAGTCGCAGCTTCTATTCTGATCTCATGAGTGCTGGTGTGAACATCGCTGAGTTCCATGGCGGCCTATTGCATACGAAGAGCCTGTTAATAGACAAGCGAGTTGCAATTTTTGGTTCAGTGAACTTTGATCAGCGTAGCTTGCGTCTCAATTTTGAAATTAGTTTAATCGTCTATAACGACGAGTTTTGCGCAAAGCTCGAAACCTTGATTGAGTCTTATTTGGCTAAATCAGATATGGTCAATCCAGTAACTTGGGCTAAGAGACCGCATTGGCATATTCTGCTGGAGAATGCGGCTCATCTGACATCACCCTTGCTTTAA
- a CDS encoding rubredoxin gives MKSWQCIVCGFIYDEAKGLPEDGIPAGTAWADIPEDWECPDCGVAKSDFEMVQVS, from the coding sequence ATGAAATCTTGGCAATGTATCGTATGCGGCTTCATCTATGACGAAGCAAAAGGCTTACCGGAAGACGGCATTCCTGCGGGCACAGCTTGGGCTGACATCCCAGAAGATTGGGAATGCCCTGACTGCGGTGTAGCAAAATCGGATTTTGAAATGGTGCAAGTTTCTTAA
- a CDS encoding acyl-CoA dehydrogenase family protein, with protein MNHPIPKPDQYQDMREALRDLCGSFDSAYWQKVDHERAYPEAFVDAMAQAGWLAALIPEEYGGSGLGLAEASVIMEEINLSGGNAGSCHGQMYNMGTLLRHGSDVQKKLFLPKIATGELRLQSMAVTEPTTGTDTTKLKTTAVKKGDKYVVNGQKVWISRIQHSDLMILLARTTPLAEVKKKSEGMSIFIVNLKDAIGKGMEIQPIANMVNHETNEVFFDNLEIPAENLIGEEGQGFKYILDGLNAERVLIAAECIGDAYWFVDKARRYANERVVFDRPIGKNQGIQFPIADSYIETEAANLMRFKACELFDAKQACGAESNMAKYLAAKASWEAANVCLQTHGGFGFANEYDVERKFRETRLYQVAPISTNLIYSYIAEHVLGLPRSF; from the coding sequence ATGAACCACCCCATACCCAAGCCAGATCAATATCAAGACATGCGTGAAGCCTTGCGCGACCTTTGCGGCAGTTTTGACTCCGCCTACTGGCAAAAAGTAGATCATGAGCGCGCCTACCCCGAAGCATTTGTCGATGCCATGGCGCAAGCGGGCTGGTTGGCCGCCCTCATTCCGGAAGAGTATGGTGGCTCCGGCCTAGGTTTGGCAGAAGCCTCCGTAATCATGGAAGAAATTAATTTATCAGGCGGTAATGCGGGTTCATGTCATGGCCAGATGTACAACATGGGCACCTTATTGCGCCACGGCTCAGATGTTCAAAAGAAGCTCTTCCTCCCTAAGATTGCTACCGGAGAATTGCGCCTACAAAGTATGGCTGTGACCGAACCGACTACAGGTACCGATACCACCAAACTCAAAACTACCGCCGTTAAAAAGGGTGATAAGTATGTAGTGAATGGCCAGAAGGTTTGGATCTCCCGGATTCAGCATTCTGATTTAATGATTCTTTTAGCGCGCACTACTCCGCTTGCAGAGGTAAAGAAAAAATCAGAAGGCATGTCCATCTTTATCGTCAATCTCAAGGATGCGATTGGCAAAGGCATGGAGATTCAACCCATTGCCAATATGGTGAACCATGAAACGAATGAAGTCTTCTTTGATAACTTGGAAATTCCCGCCGAGAATTTAATTGGTGAAGAAGGCCAAGGATTTAAATATATTCTTGACGGCCTCAATGCGGAGCGTGTCCTCATTGCTGCCGAGTGCATTGGAGATGCCTATTGGTTTGTAGATAAGGCTCGTCGCTACGCAAATGAACGCGTGGTATTTGATCGACCTATTGGCAAGAACCAAGGCATTCAGTTTCCGATCGCAGATTCTTATATCGAGACAGAAGCTGCCAATCTCATGCGCTTTAAAGCGTGTGAATTATTTGATGCTAAACAAGCCTGCGGTGCCGAATCTAATATGGCCAAGTACTTAGCCGCCAAAGCCTCTTGGGAAGCTGCCAACGTTTGTCTGCAAACTCATGGTGGATTTGGCTTTGCCAATGAATACGATGTTGAGCGTAAATTCAGAGAGACGCGCCTCTACCAAGTAGCGCCAATTTCGACCAACTTAATTTATTCCTATATTGCTGAGCATGTTTTAGGACTCCCCCGCTCTTTCTAA
- a CDS encoding urate hydroxylase PuuD: MASIFTSLGRTVLAGFVLLALIVLGLGANLSSIELPFLFRWIHVMVGVMWVGLLWYFNFVQIPSMPKIPDEQKPAIGKVIAPTALFWFRWAALFTVVSGMILAVLNGYAHQAFTLQAPFRAIGLGMWIALVMAFNVWFIIWPLQKRALGIVAVEPDVKAKSARVAMLVSRFNTMLSIPMLFLMVAQSHNATWFVALA; this comes from the coding sequence ATGGCATCTATCTTTACCTCATTAGGTCGCACAGTTTTAGCTGGGTTTGTACTCCTTGCTTTAATTGTTTTGGGCTTAGGTGCCAATCTAAGCTCTATTGAGTTGCCATTTTTATTCCGCTGGATTCACGTGATGGTTGGCGTGATGTGGGTTGGTTTGCTGTGGTACTTCAATTTTGTGCAAATTCCCTCGATGCCAAAAATTCCTGATGAGCAAAAGCCAGCTATTGGTAAAGTCATCGCCCCAACGGCTTTGTTTTGGTTTCGTTGGGCAGCTTTATTTACCGTTGTTAGCGGCATGATTTTGGCCGTTTTGAATGGCTATGCGCATCAAGCATTTACCTTGCAAGCGCCATTTCGTGCAATTGGTTTAGGTATGTGGATCGCTTTGGTAATGGCCTTCAATGTTTGGTTCATTATTTGGCCACTTCAGAAACGAGCCCTGGGTATTGTGGCGGTCGAGCCTGATGTCAAGGCTAAGTCTGCGCGTGTTGCGATGTTGGTCTCACGCTTTAATACGATGCTTTCTATTCCTATGTTGTTTTTGATGGTCGCTCAATCACACAATGCAACTTGGTTTGTTGCGCTTGCTTAA
- a CDS encoding NAD(P)/FAD-dependent oxidoreductase, translating to MDHQNQSSSSGIVIIGSGLAGFTVIRELRKLDKAVPITLVTREPGYFYSKPMLSTALASNKSAEQLVSSNAEGMAAQLEITILDDLDVTEINTASQTIETSKGSIPYGKLVLGLGADQIRLPLQGNAAKEVITVNDLEEYAQFRKAIAGKKRIVILGAGLIGCEFANDLVLGSYEVDVIDLAPQALGRLLPEAAAQALQTKLSEAGVRWHFGTTVQSVDRNGESLTVTLANGTVITSDVFLSAVGLKPRLDLAKASGIATGTGITVNRQLETSAKNVFAIGDCAEVDGLVLPYVMPIMQAARALAPNLIGQPATLTYPAMPVMVKTPALPTIVSPPAKGALGDWKINDVEGGLEARFESSDGKLLGFALLGTATAQRGALTKELPPILQ from the coding sequence TTGGATCATCAGAATCAATCATCTTCATCAGGAATTGTCATCATCGGTAGCGGCTTAGCTGGATTTACAGTTATTCGCGAATTGCGCAAGCTGGATAAAGCAGTACCGATCACTCTGGTGACTCGCGAGCCAGGCTACTTTTACTCAAAGCCCATGCTCTCTACCGCACTAGCGAGTAATAAGTCTGCAGAGCAATTGGTTTCAAGCAATGCAGAAGGTATGGCAGCCCAATTGGAGATTACGATTTTGGATGACCTTGATGTCACTGAAATCAACACAGCTTCCCAGACAATTGAAACCTCTAAAGGATCAATTCCATATGGAAAGTTGGTGCTAGGCTTGGGCGCAGATCAAATACGCCTGCCTTTGCAAGGTAACGCTGCTAAAGAAGTGATTACAGTAAATGATCTGGAAGAGTATGCCCAATTTCGCAAGGCAATCGCAGGGAAAAAACGCATTGTGATTTTAGGTGCTGGACTTATTGGATGCGAATTTGCAAACGATTTAGTTTTGGGGTCTTATGAAGTGGATGTGATAGATCTAGCGCCCCAAGCCTTAGGACGACTCCTTCCTGAAGCAGCTGCTCAAGCACTCCAAACTAAGTTAAGTGAGGCGGGTGTTCGTTGGCACTTTGGAACTACCGTGCAATCAGTGGATCGCAATGGTGAATCCCTCACGGTGACCCTCGCTAATGGAACGGTGATCACCAGTGATGTCTTTCTATCAGCAGTAGGATTGAAGCCTCGACTAGATTTGGCTAAAGCGAGCGGCATTGCAACAGGCACAGGAATTACAGTGAATCGCCAGTTGGAGACTAGCGCAAAGAATGTCTTTGCCATCGGTGACTGCGCTGAAGTAGATGGCCTGGTTCTACCCTATGTCATGCCAATCATGCAGGCAGCACGTGCTTTAGCGCCAAACCTCATCGGACAGCCAGCCACCCTCACCTATCCTGCTATGCCGGTGATGGTAAAGACGCCCGCCCTTCCAACGATTGTTTCTCCACCAGCAAAAGGTGCGCTTGGCGATTGGAAAATCAATGACGTGGAAGGCGGCCTTGAGGCACGTTTTGAGTCAAGTGATGGCAAGCTGCTAGGCTTTGCTCTTTTGGGAACAGCAACAGCACAACGCGGTGCCCTGACAAAAGAGTTGCCGCCAATATTGCAATAA
- a CDS encoding CaiB/BaiF CoA-transferase family protein: MSIRPLDGITVVSLEHAIAAPFCTRQLADLGARVIKVERPGAGDFARAYDERVNGMSSHFTWVNRSKESLTLDLKQESALAALKTLLKTADVLVQNLAPGAAARMGLTAELLQKDNPGLILCDISGYGNNGPYRDKKAYDLLIQSEAGFLSVTGTPETPSKAGNSIADIAAGMYAYTNILAALLQRGKTGKGSCIDVSMLESLGEWMSYPLYYAYEGAAPPPRNGASHATIYPYGPFKAGDGGTVMLGLQNDREWVLFCEVVLENQALAKDERFDKNFKRNEKRDELLSIIDACFSKLTTQQVIAKLDQAQIANARLNDMQGLWNHDQLKARDRWVQVGSPVGPIPAMLPPGSNNSFDYRMDAIPAVGQHTEAILSELGIAADEIAKMRSQGSI, translated from the coding sequence ATGAGCATTCGCCCTCTAGACGGCATCACTGTGGTTTCTTTGGAGCATGCCATTGCTGCTCCGTTTTGCACTCGCCAATTAGCTGACTTAGGTGCACGCGTCATTAAGGTTGAGCGACCAGGTGCCGGAGACTTTGCCCGCGCCTATGATGAGCGAGTCAATGGCATGTCATCTCATTTCACTTGGGTAAATCGCTCTAAAGAAAGCCTCACACTCGATCTCAAACAGGAGTCTGCATTAGCAGCACTAAAGACGCTGCTCAAGACAGCAGATGTACTGGTGCAGAACTTAGCCCCTGGTGCCGCAGCACGTATGGGATTGACCGCAGAACTATTGCAAAAAGACAATCCCGGCCTAATTTTGTGCGACATCTCAGGCTATGGAAATAATGGGCCTTATCGTGACAAGAAAGCCTATGACTTACTCATTCAGAGTGAGGCTGGATTCTTGTCGGTTACGGGTACGCCAGAGACGCCCAGTAAGGCAGGCAACTCCATTGCTGACATTGCAGCAGGTATGTATGCCTACACTAATATTTTGGCCGCACTACTTCAAAGAGGTAAGACTGGTAAGGGTTCTTGTATTGACGTTTCTATGCTGGAGTCTTTAGGTGAATGGATGAGCTACCCACTCTATTACGCCTATGAGGGAGCTGCACCCCCTCCTCGTAATGGCGCATCCCATGCCACGATTTATCCCTATGGGCCATTTAAGGCGGGAGACGGTGGCACTGTGATGTTGGGCCTGCAAAATGATCGTGAGTGGGTTTTATTCTGTGAAGTCGTACTTGAGAATCAAGCACTAGCTAAAGATGAGCGCTTTGATAAAAACTTCAAGCGCAACGAAAAGCGAGATGAACTCCTCTCTATTATTGATGCTTGTTTTAGCAAACTGACTACCCAGCAAGTGATTGCAAAGCTAGATCAAGCGCAAATCGCTAATGCTCGCCTAAATGATATGCAGGGTTTATGGAATCACGATCAACTCAAAGCAAGAGATCGCTGGGTTCAAGTAGGATCACCTGTAGGCCCTATTCCAGCAATGCTACCCCCGGGCAGCAATAACAGTTTTGATTACCGCATGGATGCGATACCTGCAGTAGGTCAACATACAGAAGCCATCCTCTCTGAGCTTGGTATTGCTGCTGATGAGATTGCAAAGATGCGGAGTCAGGGCTCCATTTAA
- a CDS encoding rubrerythrin family protein has translation MARPEIKTIQNLESAFAGESMAHIKYRYFAKLARAAGDIETAEIFEATADQEVMHAFGHLDLLYPANTITPTRALEIAIEGETYEYTEMYPTFRKTAVDEGNTAAVVEIDEQIAESKEHAEQFQAMLAKAAKRFAALANVEERHANHYKKALEKAKEFAAV, from the coding sequence ATGGCACGTCCAGAAATTAAAACCATCCAAAACTTAGAGTCTGCTTTTGCAGGTGAATCTATGGCGCATATCAAGTATCGTTATTTTGCAAAATTAGCACGCGCTGCTGGCGATATTGAAACTGCTGAAATCTTTGAGGCAACTGCAGACCAAGAAGTCATGCATGCCTTTGGTCACCTCGATTTACTCTACCCCGCGAATACGATTACTCCAACTCGTGCCTTAGAGATCGCAATCGAGGGTGAGACATATGAATACACCGAAATGTACCCAACTTTCCGTAAAACAGCGGTAGATGAAGGTAATACAGCAGCGGTAGTGGAGATTGATGAGCAAATTGCCGAATCAAAAGAGCATGCAGAGCAGTTTCAAGCCATGTTGGCAAAAGCAGCAAAACGCTTTGCAGCCTTGGCTAATGTAGAGGAGCGCCATGCTAACCACTACAAAAAGGCCTTAGAAAAAGCGAAAGAATTTGCTGCAGTCTGA
- a CDS encoding 3-hydroxybutyrate dehydrogenase has translation MSQLKGKTALVTGSTSGIGLAMAIGLAKQGANIMVNGFGEKDAAIAAIKACGVEVDYHGADMSKPAEIEDLIKQTEARFGSLDILVNNAGIQYTANVEDFPADKWESIIAINLSSAFYTSHHALPGMKKRNWGRIINIASVHGLVGSVQKSAYVAAKHGIVGLTKVTALENAKTGITCNAICPGWVLTPLVQKQVDARAERDGISNEEAKKALVSEKQPSGEFVAPEQLAALAIFLCGPDASEVRGVAWNMDGGWTAQ, from the coding sequence ATGTCTCAATTAAAAGGTAAAACGGCACTGGTCACTGGCTCTACAAGTGGCATTGGTTTGGCAATGGCTATCGGATTAGCAAAGCAGGGCGCCAATATTATGGTCAATGGTTTTGGTGAAAAAGATGCCGCTATCGCTGCGATCAAAGCATGCGGAGTAGAGGTGGATTATCACGGTGCTGACATGAGTAAGCCTGCTGAGATTGAAGATCTGATTAAGCAAACTGAAGCACGTTTTGGATCACTTGATATTTTGGTGAACAATGCGGGCATTCAATACACAGCTAATGTGGAAGATTTTCCGGCAGATAAATGGGAATCCATTATTGCCATTAATCTCAGTTCAGCTTTCTATACCTCTCATCACGCCTTGCCTGGAATGAAGAAGCGTAACTGGGGTCGCATTATCAATATTGCCTCTGTGCATGGTTTGGTGGGTTCAGTTCAAAAGTCTGCTTACGTTGCTGCAAAGCATGGCATTGTTGGCTTAACTAAAGTGACTGCTTTAGAGAATGCTAAAACTGGAATTACCTGCAATGCGATTTGCCCAGGATGGGTCCTTACCCCCTTGGTTCAAAAACAAGTGGATGCCCGCGCAGAGCGCGATGGGATTTCAAATGAAGAGGCTAAAAAGGCTTTGGTTTCAGAGAAGCAGCCCTCCGGCGAATTCGTGGCTCCCGAGCAATTGGCTGCATTAGCCATTTTCCTTTGCGGTCCTGATGCCTCTGAGGTGCGTGGAGTGGCTTGGAATATGGATGGTGGCTGGACAGCCCAGTAA
- a CDS encoding alkene reductase, with protein MSGKEIMFTPVKLGAIELKNRLVMAPLTRMRAIEGDVPNPLAKTYYAQRASAGLIISEATQISSIGKGYPATPGIYSADQTAAWKEIVNAVHAQGGKMVAQLWHVGRISHSSLHPEQGAPEAPSAIAPAGQTYGADWKLHDYETPKAMTTEDIARLLKDFELAAANAKAAGFDGVEIHSANGYLLDQFLQDKTNQRTDEYGGSIENRIRLLGEVIESVAKVFSNDRIGVRLSPYGSFNDIADSDPIALFNAVIQKLNGYHLSYVHMIEPRSTTAGGNDQVNSEAPITSEIFRAAYEGQFISAGGYDQAMGEAVLEAGLADAVAYGRLYIANPDLAERFQQGAALNPYNRATFYGGAEAGYTDYPTL; from the coding sequence ATGTCTGGAAAAGAAATCATGTTTACCCCCGTCAAACTTGGCGCCATTGAATTAAAAAATCGCTTGGTGATGGCTCCACTTACCAGAATGCGCGCTATTGAAGGCGATGTGCCTAACCCTTTGGCAAAAACATACTATGCACAAAGGGCAAGTGCTGGTCTCATCATCAGCGAAGCAACACAAATTTCGTCAATCGGAAAAGGCTATCCAGCAACCCCTGGAATTTATTCTGCCGATCAAACAGCCGCTTGGAAAGAGATTGTGAATGCAGTGCATGCTCAGGGTGGCAAGATGGTTGCCCAACTTTGGCATGTGGGTCGTATCTCTCATTCCTCCTTGCATCCTGAGCAGGGCGCTCCCGAAGCGCCTTCTGCTATTGCACCTGCAGGTCAAACTTATGGCGCTGACTGGAAGTTGCATGATTATGAAACTCCTAAAGCAATGACGACTGAAGATATTGCTCGCCTATTAAAAGATTTTGAATTGGCTGCAGCCAATGCCAAAGCAGCGGGTTTTGATGGTGTGGAAATTCATTCTGCCAATGGTTATTTATTGGATCAGTTTTTACAAGATAAAACCAATCAACGTACTGACGAGTATGGTGGCTCAATTGAAAATCGTATTCGTCTACTAGGTGAAGTGATTGAATCGGTTGCCAAGGTCTTTTCAAATGATCGTATTGGCGTGCGTTTATCACCTTACGGCAGCTTTAATGACATTGCTGATAGCGATCCAATTGCCTTATTCAATGCAGTGATTCAAAAGCTCAATGGCTATCACTTGTCCTATGTTCATATGATTGAGCCGCGATCTACTACTGCTGGCGGTAATGATCAGGTGAACTCTGAGGCACCCATTACTTCAGAGATATTCCGAGCTGCATATGAGGGTCAATTCATTAGTGCCGGCGGATATGATCAAGCCATGGGTGAGGCCGTTTTAGAGGCTGGCTTGGCAGACGCTGTAGCTTATGGTCGTTTGTATATTGCTAATCCGGACTTAGCAGAGCGTTTCCAGCAGGGTGCAGCCCTCAATCCCTATAACCGTGCAACGTTTTATGGTGGGGCAGAAGCGGGATATACGGACTACCCAACGCTATAA
- the sodB gene encoding superoxide dismutase: MEHTLPQLPYALDALSPFISKETLEFHYGKHHQTYVTNLNNLIKGTEFENASLEDIVKKSAGGVFNNAAQVWNHTFYWNSMKPNGGGAPTGALADAINAKWGSFDKFKEEFAKCAIGTFGSGWAWLVKKADGSLDLASTSNAATPLTTDAKPLMTCDVWEHAYYIDTRNARPKYLENFWNVVNWDFASKNFA, from the coding sequence ATGGAACACACATTACCTCAGTTACCTTACGCATTGGATGCGCTTTCCCCATTCATTTCTAAAGAAACGCTAGAGTTTCACTACGGGAAGCATCACCAAACTTATGTCACCAATCTCAATAACTTAATTAAAGGGACTGAGTTTGAAAATGCATCTTTAGAGGATATTGTTAAAAAATCTGCTGGCGGTGTTTTTAATAATGCAGCTCAAGTATGGAACCACACCTTTTACTGGAATAGCATGAAGCCAAATGGTGGCGGCGCTCCAACGGGTGCTTTGGCCGATGCCATCAATGCTAAGTGGGGTTCTTTTGATAAATTCAAAGAAGAGTTTGCCAAATGTGCAATAGGTACATTTGGATCCGGTTGGGCTTGGTTGGTGAAGAAGGCTGACGGTTCACTGGATTTGGCTTCAACCAGCAATGCTGCTACACCGCTGACTACTGATGCAAAGCCGCTCATGACTTGCGATGTATGGGAGCATGCTTATTACATTGATACACGCAATGCACGTCCTAAGTATTTAGAAAATTTCTGGAATGTAGTGAACTGGGATTTTGCTAGCAAGAATTTTGCTTAA
- a CDS encoding YqaA family protein, giving the protein MEQMLGQFFDFFGMPSVGLPAVFISAFISATLLPVGSEPILFGYVSVNPHLYWVAIIVATIGNTLGGMLDWWLGLLSRNSFESLKGPSNNRMQRWLEERGPKMLLLSWLPGFGDPLCLAAGWLRLPWLPCLIYMCIGKLLRYLTMTWLLTLVPTSFWHQLGHWLHLI; this is encoded by the coding sequence ATGGAGCAAATGCTAGGTCAGTTCTTTGATTTCTTTGGTATGCCATCAGTTGGTTTGCCAGCGGTATTTATTAGCGCCTTTATTTCTGCAACTTTATTGCCTGTAGGTTCTGAGCCCATCTTGTTTGGATATGTTTCGGTTAATCCGCACTTATATTGGGTTGCCATTATTGTTGCCACAATTGGTAACACCCTGGGGGGTATGCTGGATTGGTGGCTTGGGCTATTGAGTCGTAATAGCTTTGAGTCCTTGAAGGGCCCTTCAAACAACCGAATGCAGCGCTGGTTGGAGGAGCGGGGTCCTAAGATGCTTCTGCTGTCCTGGCTGCCTGGGTTTGGTGACCCTCTTTGTTTGGCTGCTGGTTGGCTTAGATTGCCTTGGTTACCATGTTTAATCTATATGTGTATCGGCAAGTTGCTGCGTTATCTTACGATGACCTGGCTTTTAACTTTAGTACCTACCAGCTTTTGGCACCAGTTGGGCCACTGGCTGCATCTGATCTAA
- a CDS encoding hydrogen peroxide-inducible genes activator → MTALPSLRQLRYFVAIAQELNFTRAAEACFVGQSTLSAGLKELEDGLGVRLVERDRQNVAITPIGMEILERAKAILASSQDLVEYADAAGKPMSGTIRLGVIPTIAPFLLPNVLPDIREYYPNLKVALREDLTANLLSRLVDHQLDFALIALPYDTAGLLVKELFIDEFWVVARADDPALKGKDIHLPAKMAERLLLLEEGHCLRDHTMQACKRSDIRNADGVEATSLLTLLQMVESGMGIALLPEMAVKGGLLNGTTLLARPLAPPAPKRVIALVARASTAHLEEFQALAESIEVRFKSNPRISRGSRKSFQRV, encoded by the coding sequence ATGACTGCTTTACCTTCATTACGTCAGTTGCGCTATTTTGTAGCCATTGCTCAAGAGCTGAACTTTACTAGGGCTGCAGAGGCCTGTTTCGTTGGTCAGTCAACCTTAAGTGCAGGCTTAAAGGAGCTTGAGGATGGTCTAGGCGTGCGCTTGGTAGAGCGAGATCGCCAAAACGTGGCCATTACTCCAATTGGTATGGAGATTCTGGAGAGGGCTAAGGCAATCTTGGCCTCATCTCAGGATTTGGTGGAATATGCGGATGCAGCTGGCAAGCCGATGTCTGGAACTATTCGCCTTGGCGTGATTCCGACTATCGCACCATTCCTATTGCCAAATGTATTGCCAGATATTCGGGAGTATTACCCCAATCTAAAAGTTGCCTTGCGTGAAGACTTAACTGCTAATTTATTGTCGCGCTTAGTTGATCATCAGCTGGACTTTGCATTAATTGCTTTGCCATATGACACGGCCGGCTTGTTGGTAAAAGAACTCTTTATCGATGAATTTTGGGTGGTAGCCAGAGCAGACGATCCAGCTCTTAAAGGCAAGGATATTCACCTACCCGCAAAAATGGCTGAACGCTTATTGCTGCTGGAGGAAGGTCACTGTCTTCGTGACCACACAATGCAAGCCTGTAAGCGCTCTGATATTCGTAATGCAGATGGTGTGGAGGCAACGAGTCTGCTCACTTTGTTACAAATGGTGGAGTCAGGCATGGGCATTGCACTGCTGCCTGAGATGGCGGTCAAGGGAGGGCTCTTAAATGGCACGACATTGCTTGCTCGACCACTAGCTCCGCCCGCTCCTAAGAGGGTGATCGCGCTTGTGGCTCGCGCTTCTACTGCACATCTTGAAGAGTTCCAGGCGCTCGCCGAAAGTATTGAAGTTAGATTTAAGTCTAACCCAAGAATTAGTCGTGGCAGTCGCAAGAGTTTTCAAAGAGTCTAG